The Sorangiineae bacterium MSr11367 genome window below encodes:
- a CDS encoding UdgX family uracil-DNA binding protein (This protein belongs to the uracil DNA glycosylase superfamily, members of which act in excision repair of DNA. However, it belongs more specifically to UdgX branch, whose founding member was found to bind uracil in DNA (where it does not belong), without cleaving it, appears to promote DNA repair by a pathway involving RecA, rather than base excision.): MSAAKSLLRLREDAKSCQRCDLWRTGTQTVFGEGPARAEILLIGEQPGDMEDIQGRPFVGPAGRLLDHALAEAGIDRKRVYLTNVVKHFKWTPRGKRRLHSKPNQGEITACRFWLDAELAAVKPRIIVCLGATAAQALLGKSFRVTQHRGEPVPSPLAPLVLATVHPSSLLRAPDPETRRTERARFVRDLAAARKLLEMAA, from the coding sequence ATGAGCGCCGCGAAATCGTTGCTGCGTCTGCGCGAAGACGCCAAATCGTGTCAGCGATGCGATTTGTGGCGCACGGGCACGCAAACCGTGTTCGGCGAGGGCCCCGCACGCGCGGAGATCCTGTTGATTGGAGAGCAACCCGGCGACATGGAGGATATCCAGGGCAGGCCGTTCGTGGGGCCGGCGGGGCGGCTTCTCGATCATGCGCTCGCGGAGGCCGGCATCGACCGCAAGCGCGTGTATCTGACCAACGTCGTCAAACACTTCAAATGGACGCCGCGCGGGAAACGTCGTCTCCATAGCAAGCCCAATCAAGGGGAAATCACGGCGTGCCGCTTCTGGCTCGATGCCGAGCTGGCCGCGGTGAAGCCGCGGATCATCGTCTGCCTCGGTGCGACGGCGGCGCAGGCCCTGCTGGGCAAATCGTTCCGCGTGACGCAGCACCGCGGCGAGCCGGTCCCTTCGCCGCTTGCGCCCCTGGTGCTGGCCACGGTGCATCCGTCGTCGTTGCTGCGCGCACCGGATCCTGAAACGCGCCGCACCGAGCGCGCACGGTTCGTGCGCGACCTCGCGGCTGCGCGCAAGCTCCTGGAGATGGCGGCATGA
- the ligD gene encoding DNA ligase D, with translation MKKDTLRRYRTMRDFDATPEPRGEVRARAKRLSYVVQRHDATRLHYDFRLEWDGVLKSWAVPKGPSLVPGDKRLAVEVEDHPLDYGHFEGAIPEGHYGAGHVLLWDEGTWEPEGDPDAGLAKGRLSFRLEGKRLHGGFSLVRMRSRGEKQNQWLLLKTRDAHAKAPGSKEVTAAARVPKLASFHVQLATLDTEIPKGDGWIFEPKLDGYRALASIEHGKVRIESRTGQDWTARFEPIRKALAELPIESAVMDGEVCALDENGIPSFQKMQNAKDADVVYYIFDLLFVDGFDVRDRPLETRKAMLASILGNRKSPIGYVSHSPAEQGAELFELACRQGVEGVVAKRKDQPHRPSRTREWIKVKCQQRQELVIVGFTAPGGSRPGLGALLLGVHDQHDELRYVGKVGTGFTARILRDLHRRLTKLAVDEPAVARAPRLRNATWVKPSLVAEVRFTEWTKDGALRHPAFVGLREDKPSRDVVRESREQDDTTVAGVRISHPERVLDRTSGTTKIALARYIESVSPSMLPHVERRPLALVRCPEGDRAECFFQKQRTPGMPKSIHSTKVGKNAVIYVQDAEGLVSLAQFGAIELHGWGSRIPNPLHPNQIVMDIDPDVSLPFTRVVEAALALRDAWKSLGLTCFVKTTGGKGLHVVVPIAPELGWDDVKDFTHAIALRFEKEDPHRYTSVMSKRARHGKIFIDYLRNGHGATAIVPFSPRARPGAPVAMPVAWRDLAHLDPQDFTVETVPKVLARRRKDPWAGFFELAQRLPSAPAERRKSA, from the coding sequence ATGAAGAAAGATACCCTTCGTCGATACCGAACCATGCGCGACTTCGACGCTACGCCCGAGCCCCGCGGCGAGGTGCGCGCCCGTGCCAAGCGGCTCTCGTACGTGGTGCAGCGACATGACGCAACCCGGTTGCATTACGACTTCCGTCTCGAATGGGACGGTGTGCTCAAGAGCTGGGCCGTGCCCAAGGGCCCGAGTTTGGTGCCCGGCGACAAGCGGCTCGCCGTCGAGGTGGAGGATCACCCGCTCGACTACGGACACTTCGAGGGCGCCATTCCCGAGGGGCATTACGGCGCAGGGCACGTGCTGCTCTGGGACGAGGGGACGTGGGAACCCGAGGGCGATCCGGATGCCGGCCTGGCCAAGGGCCGCTTGTCCTTTCGGCTCGAGGGCAAACGCCTCCACGGCGGGTTTTCCCTGGTGCGCATGCGCAGCCGCGGGGAAAAACAGAATCAATGGCTCTTGCTCAAGACGCGCGATGCGCACGCCAAAGCGCCGGGCTCGAAGGAGGTGACCGCCGCGGCGCGCGTGCCGAAGCTCGCGTCGTTCCACGTGCAGCTCGCGACCTTGGATACCGAGATCCCCAAGGGCGACGGGTGGATCTTCGAGCCAAAGCTCGACGGATACCGGGCGCTCGCATCCATCGAGCACGGCAAGGTTCGGATCGAGAGCCGCACGGGCCAAGACTGGACCGCGCGCTTCGAGCCGATCCGCAAAGCGCTCGCCGAGCTACCCATCGAATCGGCGGTGATGGACGGCGAGGTTTGCGCCCTCGACGAGAACGGGATTCCTAGCTTTCAGAAGATGCAGAATGCCAAGGATGCCGATGTCGTTTACTATATTTTCGATTTGCTCTTCGTCGACGGCTTCGACGTGCGCGATCGCCCGTTGGAAACGCGGAAGGCCATGCTGGCGTCCATTCTGGGAAATCGCAAATCGCCCATTGGATACGTCTCCCATTCGCCCGCCGAACAAGGCGCCGAGCTCTTCGAGCTCGCCTGCCGGCAGGGGGTCGAGGGCGTCGTGGCCAAGCGCAAAGACCAGCCGCATCGTCCGTCGCGTACCCGTGAGTGGATCAAAGTGAAATGCCAACAGCGCCAGGAGTTGGTCATCGTCGGTTTCACCGCGCCCGGCGGCAGCCGTCCGGGCCTCGGTGCACTCCTCCTCGGCGTGCACGACCAGCACGACGAGCTCCGTTACGTCGGAAAGGTGGGAACCGGCTTCACGGCGCGCATTCTGCGCGACCTGCACCGCCGCCTCACGAAGCTCGCCGTCGACGAGCCCGCCGTCGCCCGAGCGCCTCGCCTACGCAATGCCACGTGGGTGAAGCCGTCCCTGGTGGCCGAGGTGCGCTTCACGGAGTGGACCAAGGACGGCGCACTCCGGCACCCGGCGTTCGTCGGCCTGCGCGAGGACAAGCCATCGCGCGACGTCGTGCGGGAGTCGCGCGAGCAAGACGATACGACGGTGGCCGGCGTGCGCATCTCCCATCCCGAGCGCGTGCTCGATCGCACCTCCGGCACCACGAAGATCGCGCTCGCGCGCTACATCGAGTCGGTATCCCCGTCGATGCTTCCCCATGTGGAACGCCGCCCGCTCGCCCTCGTCCGGTGCCCTGAGGGCGACCGCGCCGAATGCTTCTTCCAAAAGCAGCGCACCCCCGGCATGCCCAAGTCCATCCATAGTACGAAAGTCGGAAAAAACGCCGTCATCTACGTGCAAGACGCCGAAGGCCTCGTCTCCCTCGCACAATTCGGCGCCATCGAACTCCATGGTTGGGGCTCTCGCATCCCGAATCCGCTCCACCCCAACCAGATCGTCATGGACATCGATCCCGATGTCTCCTTGCCATTCACCCGTGTCGTCGAGGCGGCCCTTGCGCTGCGCGATGCATGGAAGAGCCTTGGTCTCACCTGCTTCGTCAAGACCACGGGCGGCAAAGGTTTGCACGTCGTGGTGCCCATCGCGCCCGAACTCGGTTGGGACGACGTCAAGGACTTTACCCACGCCATCGCCCTCCGCTTCGAGAAGGAAGATCCCCACCGCTACACGTCGGTGATGTCGAAGCGAGCGCGCCACGGAAAAATCTTCATCGATTACCTTCGCAATGGTCATGGCGCCACCGCCATCGTCCCCTTTTCCCCCCGCGCGCGGCCTGGCGCACCCGTGGCCATGCCCGTGGCATGGCGCGATCTCGCCCACCTCGATCCGCAGGACTTCACCGTGGAGACGGTCCCGAAGGTCCTTGCACGCCGGCGCAAAGATCCATGGGCCGGTTTCTTCGAACTCGCGCAACGGCTTCCTTCCGCGCCCGCGGAGCGGCGCAAGAGTGCCTAG
- a CDS encoding MFS transporter, with translation MQARSADSAGRWIALAFIALAQLMVALDATIVSIALPSVQRALHFTNAERQWVVTAYTLPLAGLLLLGGRIADSIGRKRAFLIGLTGFAAASALGGAALDLRMLAFARALQGAFAALLSPTALSLLAVTFTEPRERAKAFAVYGGIAGSGGALGLVLGGALTQMASWRWCLYVNVAIAGLAFFGARRVVPPTPGTGDLRADVPGVLLVGSGLVCAVSACTSSSALALAIAAAVLLALFVLREARTENPLLPLHIVADRNRGGACLCAALAIVGMFGLFLLLTYYFQTVLHYPPVMAGLAFLPMTASSLFVATTLASRLLPRLPPRALMAPGLLTASFGMALLTRIDAGTHYLTGILPAEICVGLGMGCAMITAFSVATQGISPREAGVASATVNASQQVGGSIGTALLNAVAATALVPVQGYATAAGWASGALFLASLIATLLITSPSASPRTGSAPQMPAPPSR, from the coding sequence ATGCAGGCGCGTTCCGCTGATTCCGCGGGCCGCTGGATCGCGCTGGCCTTCATCGCGCTGGCGCAGCTCATGGTCGCGCTCGACGCCACCATCGTGAGCATCGCGCTCCCATCCGTGCAGCGCGCGCTGCACTTTACCAATGCGGAGCGCCAGTGGGTCGTCACGGCGTACACCCTTCCGCTCGCGGGCCTGCTCCTGCTCGGCGGTCGCATCGCCGACTCCATCGGCCGCAAGCGCGCTTTCTTGATCGGCCTCACCGGTTTCGCCGCCGCATCGGCCCTCGGCGGTGCCGCGCTCGATCTGCGCATGCTCGCCTTCGCCCGCGCGCTGCAGGGCGCCTTTGCGGCCTTGCTCTCGCCCACCGCGCTCTCGCTTCTCGCGGTGACCTTCACCGAACCGCGCGAGCGCGCCAAGGCCTTCGCCGTCTATGGCGGCATCGCCGGAAGCGGCGGCGCCCTCGGCCTCGTGCTCGGCGGCGCGCTCACCCAGATGGCCAGCTGGCGCTGGTGCCTCTACGTCAACGTGGCCATCGCGGGCCTCGCCTTCTTCGGGGCGCGCCGCGTCGTCCCGCCCACCCCCGGCACCGGGGACCTGCGCGCCGACGTTCCCGGCGTCCTCCTCGTGGGCAGCGGCCTGGTGTGCGCCGTCTCCGCATGCACCTCGTCCTCGGCGCTCGCCTTGGCCATCGCCGCCGCCGTGCTTCTCGCGCTCTTCGTCCTCCGCGAAGCGCGCACCGAGAACCCTCTCTTGCCGCTCCACATCGTCGCCGATCGCAACCGCGGCGGCGCCTGCCTCTGCGCAGCCCTGGCCATCGTCGGCATGTTCGGGCTCTTCCTCTTGCTCACGTACTACTTCCAGACGGTCCTTCACTACCCGCCGGTCATGGCTGGCTTGGCCTTTCTGCCGATGACCGCCTCGTCGCTGTTCGTGGCGACCACCCTGGCCAGCCGCCTTCTGCCGCGCCTCCCACCGCGCGCGCTCATGGCGCCCGGCTTGCTCACCGCATCGTTCGGCATGGCGCTGCTCACCCGCATCGACGCCGGCACGCACTACCTCACGGGCATCCTCCCCGCCGAAATCTGCGTCGGCCTCGGCATGGGTTGCGCCATGATCACGGCCTTCAGCGTGGCCACCCAAGGCATCTCCCCCCGCGAAGCCGGCGTGGCCTCCGCCACCGTCAATGCCTCGCAGCAAGTCGGCGGCTCCATCGGCACCGCCCTCCTCAACGCCGTCGCCGCCACCGCCCTCGTCCCCGTTCAGGGCTACGCCACGGCGGCCGGGTGGGCCTCCGGCGCCCTCTTCCTGGCATCCCTCATCGCCACGCTTCTCATCACCTCGCCTAGCGCATCGCCGCGAACAGGCTCTGCGCCGCAAATGCCAGCCCCGCCATCACGCTGA
- a CDS encoding high-affinity nickel-transport family protein, giving the protein MSDTITTNQFISAGQGTLLLGLVLGMRHATDPDHVLAIGTILSRDPRLPRALHMGLFWGLGHTLTVFAVGALMLIGRVTVPPNAVLAMDLAVAAMLIVLGVVSLKSRAPAAMPSRAQDLLLSPARPFVVGIVHGLAGSAAITLLALSTIGDRGFAFAYLALFGLGTVAGMMLITVLIAFPLKFAGKVSERVPRLIARGSGVLSVMAGLAFAAQSLFAAMR; this is encoded by the coding sequence ATGAGTGACACAATTACAACGAACCAGTTCATTTCTGCCGGCCAGGGAACGCTTCTTCTGGGGCTCGTCCTCGGGATGAGGCACGCGACCGATCCCGACCATGTGCTGGCGATCGGGACGATCTTGAGCCGCGATCCACGGCTGCCGCGGGCGCTGCACATGGGGCTGTTCTGGGGCCTGGGGCACACCCTCACCGTGTTTGCGGTCGGGGCGCTGATGCTCATCGGTCGGGTGACGGTCCCGCCGAATGCGGTGTTGGCCATGGACCTCGCGGTGGCGGCCATGCTGATCGTGCTCGGCGTGGTCAGCCTGAAAAGCCGCGCGCCCGCGGCGATGCCGTCGCGGGCGCAGGACCTCTTGCTGTCGCCGGCGCGCCCGTTCGTGGTGGGCATCGTGCACGGGTTGGCTGGGTCGGCCGCCATCACACTGCTCGCCTTGAGCACGATTGGGGACCGGGGCTTTGCCTTCGCCTACCTCGCGCTCTTCGGCCTGGGAACGGTGGCGGGTATGATGCTGATCACGGTGCTCATCGCCTTTCCTTTGAAGTTCGCGGGGAAGGTCTCCGAGCGGGTGCCGCGTCTGATTGCACGCGGTTCGGGTGTGCTCAGCGTGATGGCGGGGCTGGCATTTGCGGCGCAGAGCCTGTTCGCGGCGATGCGCTAG
- a CDS encoding RNA polymerase sigma factor: protein MGWRPSFRSIYEAEFDYVWQTLRRLGVRPSDLEDVAHDVFVTVHRKLDDYDSFRPIRPWLFGIAFRVASDYRRTSRFKREVFDSEPERQDTAPIADAQFEAREAQRLVMAALETINLDQRAVFILHELDGQTIPEVASALGEPLNTVYSRLRLARKAFVTAVTRMQQAQRVKS, encoded by the coding sequence GTGGGCTGGCGACCATCCTTCCGATCCATCTACGAGGCAGAATTCGACTACGTTTGGCAAACGCTTCGGCGTCTGGGGGTGCGCCCCTCGGATCTCGAGGACGTTGCGCACGATGTTTTCGTGACCGTTCACCGCAAACTCGACGACTACGACTCGTTCCGACCCATTCGCCCGTGGCTCTTCGGCATAGCTTTTCGCGTAGCATCTGATTACAGGCGGACCTCTCGCTTCAAGCGCGAGGTCTTCGACAGCGAACCCGAGAGACAGGACACGGCTCCCATCGCCGACGCACAGTTCGAGGCGAGGGAAGCTCAAAGGTTGGTGATGGCGGCGCTCGAGACGATCAACCTGGACCAACGGGCGGTTTTCATCCTGCACGAGCTGGATGGACAGACCATTCCCGAGGTCGCGAGTGCGCTGGGTGAGCCCCTCAACACCGTGTATTCGCGCCTGCGCCTCGCGCGCAAAGCCTTCGTCACCGCCGTCACGCGCATGCAGCAGGCGCAGCGGGTGAAATCATGA
- a CDS encoding transcriptional repressor — protein sequence MAKPKKPKKAEDHSVEAFQDLLRSSGLRSTAPRLAVLEHLHDTSEPSSHAELFEALAGKGFDRATIYRNLMDLSEVGIVSRTDLGDHVWRFELKKGVAGTSHSDEHPHFICVQCGDVSCLPGLAFEVKGSKGVPKSVSKNKVAVQLKGVCDNCD from the coding sequence TTGGCCAAACCCAAAAAGCCGAAGAAGGCGGAGGATCACTCCGTCGAGGCGTTCCAAGACCTCCTCCGCTCCTCGGGCCTGCGCAGCACCGCACCGCGGTTGGCCGTGCTCGAACACTTGCACGACACGTCCGAGCCGAGCAGCCACGCCGAGTTGTTCGAGGCGCTCGCCGGCAAAGGCTTCGACCGCGCCACCATCTACCGCAACCTCATGGACTTGTCGGAGGTCGGCATCGTCAGCCGCACCGACCTGGGCGATCACGTTTGGCGTTTCGAACTGAAGAAGGGCGTCGCGGGCACCTCCCATAGTGACGAGCATCCCCACTTCATCTGCGTCCAATGCGGCGACGTCTCCTGCCTCCCCGGCCTCGCCTTCGAGGTCAAGGGCAGCAAGGGCGTGCCCAAATCCGTGAGCAAGAACAAAGTCGCCGTGCAGCTCAAAGGCGTCTGCGACAACTGCGATTGA
- a CDS encoding FadR family transcriptional regulator, producing MHTDAKTSDLLTPKRSGVAVTDEAIEKIKEMIVSGQWRPGDRLPKEADLAAQLGLSRNSLREAVRALSQLRILDVRQGDGTYVTSLKPQLLLDAVSFAVEVHRDGSVLEFFEVRRVLEPAAAAMAATRMPEEEIELLRAHLLQVRPDSSVDELVANDLEFHKRIAEASGNSVLCSLINGLASPTLRGRIWRGVNDEGSWERTQSEHRAILDAISARQPDVARAWVAVHIAGVEQWLRKVL from the coding sequence ATGCATACTGACGCGAAGACATCCGATCTATTGACACCAAAAAGGAGCGGCGTGGCGGTCACTGACGAAGCCATCGAGAAAATCAAAGAGATGATCGTCTCCGGGCAGTGGAGACCCGGCGATCGTCTGCCCAAAGAGGCCGATTTGGCCGCGCAATTGGGGCTTTCGCGCAACTCGTTGCGCGAGGCGGTGCGCGCGCTCTCGCAGCTGCGGATCCTCGACGTTCGACAAGGCGATGGAACGTACGTTACGAGCCTAAAACCGCAGCTTTTGCTCGATGCCGTGAGCTTCGCGGTCGAAGTGCACCGCGATGGATCGGTGCTCGAATTCTTCGAGGTGCGCCGCGTGCTCGAACCTGCGGCGGCCGCGATGGCGGCGACGCGCATGCCCGAAGAGGAAATCGAGCTCCTTCGCGCACACCTTCTGCAAGTTCGCCCCGATTCGAGCGTCGACGAACTGGTTGCGAACGATCTCGAATTTCACAAGCGCATCGCCGAAGCGTCGGGCAACTCCGTGTTGTGCTCCCTCATCAACGGTCTCGCCTCGCCGACGCTTCGAGGCCGCATCTGGCGCGGCGTCAACGACGAAGGCTCGTGGGAGCGCACGCAGTCCGAGCACCGGGCCATTCTGGATGCGATCTCTGCACGCCAGCCGGATGTCGCCCGCGCTTGGGTTGCGGTGCACATCGCCGGCGTCGAGCAGTGGCTGCGCAAAGTCTTGTAA
- a CDS encoding MATE family efflux transporter — MDSSVGGRFTEGPVARTLLAFSWPMLASSILQSLNASVNTAWVGRLLGARALTASANANTLVFFLIGTTFGLSMAANVLVGQSLGAKDLVTAKRTVGTSLSFFGGLSVVFAALGIMFAPHVLAAMHTPPDALPYASAYLRVIFLALPGMVLYAFVMTALRGAGDAKTPFVFLIASVAMDITLNPIFIRGLGPVPALGIAGSALATMVAQWVSLLGMVGWLYRRKHFLRLARGEAHYLRIDREILRALILKGVPMGLSVVVMSSSMIAMISLVNRFGSHMTAAYGACFQVWNYIQMPAMSLGGAVSAMAAQNVGAQQWERVARIARVGVLVSMAMTGAMVLLVSAAHRAAFAFFLGDDAEAIAIANHIHVIVSWTFIMFGISLVLGSVMRATGAVMVPLATLFVSLWVVRIPFAYALVPSMQAEAIWWSYPIGSVVSLVLTVAYYRLGSWRAARMLVAQPARA, encoded by the coding sequence ATGGATTCCTCAGTCGGAGGCCGGTTCACCGAGGGGCCGGTCGCGCGCACGTTGCTCGCGTTTTCCTGGCCCATGCTCGCGAGCAGTATCCTTCAATCGCTGAACGCCTCCGTCAACACGGCGTGGGTTGGGCGCTTGCTCGGTGCGCGGGCGCTCACGGCCAGTGCGAACGCCAACACCCTGGTGTTCTTTCTCATCGGCACGACCTTCGGATTGAGCATGGCGGCGAACGTGCTCGTGGGTCAGAGCCTCGGTGCGAAGGATCTGGTCACGGCCAAGCGAACCGTTGGCACGAGCCTCTCGTTCTTCGGTGGCCTCTCCGTGGTGTTCGCGGCCCTCGGCATCATGTTCGCGCCCCACGTGCTCGCCGCCATGCATACCCCACCCGACGCGCTCCCCTATGCGTCCGCGTACTTGAGGGTCATCTTTCTCGCGCTACCAGGGATGGTGCTTTACGCCTTCGTGATGACCGCCCTGCGCGGTGCGGGCGATGCGAAGACGCCGTTCGTGTTCTTGATCGCGTCCGTGGCCATGGACATCACGCTCAACCCGATTTTCATTCGCGGGCTGGGGCCGGTGCCGGCCTTGGGCATCGCCGGCTCGGCGTTGGCCACGATGGTCGCGCAGTGGGTAAGCCTCCTTGGCATGGTCGGCTGGCTTTACCGGCGCAAACACTTCCTGCGCCTCGCGCGCGGTGAAGCGCACTACCTGCGCATCGATCGCGAGATCCTGCGCGCGCTGATCCTCAAGGGCGTGCCCATGGGGCTCTCGGTGGTGGTGATGAGCTCCTCGATGATTGCCATGATCAGCCTCGTGAACCGATTTGGTTCGCACATGACCGCGGCCTATGGCGCGTGCTTTCAGGTTTGGAACTACATCCAGATGCCCGCGATGTCGCTCGGCGGCGCCGTTTCGGCGATGGCCGCGCAGAACGTCGGCGCCCAGCAATGGGAGCGCGTGGCGCGCATCGCGCGCGTGGGGGTCCTGGTCAGCATGGCGATGACCGGCGCGATGGTGCTCCTGGTTTCCGCCGCGCATCGTGCAGCGTTTGCCTTTTTCTTGGGCGACGATGCGGAGGCCATCGCCATTGCGAATCACATTCACGTGATTGTGTCGTGGACCTTCATCATGTTCGGCATTTCACTGGTGCTGGGCAGCGTGATGCGTGCCACCGGCGCCGTGATGGTGCCACTGGCCACCCTCTTCGTGTCACTCTGGGTGGTGCGCATTCCCTTTGCGTACGCACTCGTCCCATCGATGCAGGCGGAGGCCATCTGGTGGAGCTACCCCATCGGCTCCGTGGTGTCGTTGGTTCTCACCGTCGCCTACTACCGCCTCGGCAGCTGGCGCGCCGCCCGCATGCTCGTTGCGCAACCAGCCCGCGCCTAG
- a CDS encoding SDR family oxidoreductase has protein sequence MILVTGATGHVGSELLPMLVARGHTVRAMSRRPEAALFPEGVAVVRGDFDDGASLDAAMQGVHRVFLVTTQAIGSIPAPTHEARVVEAARRARVRHIVKLSVLGGAAEGTTNDPIARWHHAAEGAIKESGIAWTMLRPGRFMSNALQWSAMIRETGKVHVSFARRPAASIDPADIAAVAVCALTEPGHEGKAHELSGPEALTPEQEIALLGTVLGRPLSMVPLDNDAARAGMRRWGMSDEVIDAAFARSEAAHGTEVLPTVQQVTGRAARTFEQWARAHAGAFR, from the coding sequence ATGATTCTGGTCACCGGGGCGACGGGGCACGTGGGCAGTGAGCTTTTGCCGATGCTGGTGGCGCGCGGCCATACCGTGCGCGCGATGAGCCGGCGGCCGGAGGCGGCGCTATTTCCAGAGGGAGTCGCCGTGGTGCGCGGCGACTTCGACGATGGCGCGAGCCTCGATGCCGCGATGCAGGGCGTGCATCGCGTCTTTCTGGTGACCACGCAGGCGATCGGCAGCATCCCCGCACCGACCCACGAGGCGCGCGTGGTGGAGGCTGCACGGCGCGCGCGTGTGCGCCACATCGTCAAGTTGTCCGTGCTCGGGGGCGCCGCCGAGGGAACGACGAACGACCCCATTGCGCGCTGGCATCACGCGGCCGAGGGAGCCATCAAGGAGAGCGGCATCGCCTGGACGATGCTGCGCCCCGGGCGCTTCATGTCGAATGCGCTGCAGTGGTCCGCGATGATCCGCGAGACCGGCAAGGTCCACGTCTCCTTCGCCCGGCGTCCCGCCGCCTCGATCGATCCGGCGGACATCGCCGCCGTCGCCGTGTGCGCGCTCACCGAACCGGGGCACGAGGGCAAGGCGCACGAGCTCTCCGGGCCCGAGGCGCTCACGCCGGAGCAGGAGATCGCCCTGCTCGGCACCGTCTTGGGCCGCCCGCTCTCCATGGTGCCGCTCGACAACGACGCCGCGCGCGCGGGAATGCGCCGCTGGGGTATGTCCGACGAGGTCATCGACGCCGCCTTCGCCCGGTCCGAGGCGGCGCATGGCACCGAGGTGCTGCCCACCGTCCAGCAGGTGACGGGTCGCGCCGCGCGCACCTTCGAACAGTGGGCGAGGGCACATGCAGGCGCGTTCCGCTGA
- a CDS encoding DUF72 domain-containing protein yields MPRRGHVYIGISGWNYPSWRGVFYPKGLPQKQELAHASHTFESIEVNGSFYSLLRPERVIQWYEATPEGFVFSIKGSRFITHLKRLRDIETPLANFFASGVLALRDKLGPILWQLPPSTSFDPARLAYFFDQLPRTTHAAAAMARKHDHRLKSRAYLRPHDDRPISYALEVRHPTFDDPAFLALLRKYDIALCIADTAGRFPYLEGVTSNFVYVRLHGDTKLYESGYSRRALRTWAERIARWQRVLRGGDAYVYFDNDAKVRAPFDACSLRTICDDGILRPSDGTFRECPAP; encoded by the coding sequence GTGCCTAGGCGCGGCCATGTCTACATTGGCATCTCCGGATGGAACTACCCATCCTGGCGCGGTGTCTTTTATCCCAAGGGCCTTCCGCAAAAACAGGAACTCGCACACGCCAGCCACACCTTCGAGAGCATCGAAGTCAATGGTTCGTTCTATTCGCTTCTCCGGCCCGAAAGGGTGATCCAATGGTACGAGGCCACGCCCGAAGGCTTCGTCTTTTCCATCAAAGGCAGCCGCTTCATCACGCACCTCAAACGGCTGCGCGACATCGAAACACCGCTGGCCAATTTCTTTGCCTCGGGCGTGTTGGCGTTGCGCGACAAGCTGGGCCCCATCCTCTGGCAACTGCCGCCGAGCACCTCGTTCGATCCGGCGCGCCTCGCGTACTTTTTCGATCAACTGCCGCGCACCACCCATGCCGCGGCCGCCATGGCGCGAAAGCATGACCATCGCTTGAAAAGCCGCGCCTACCTGCGGCCGCACGACGATAGACCCATCTCGTATGCCCTCGAGGTACGCCACCCGACCTTCGACGATCCTGCGTTCCTCGCCTTGCTTCGAAAATACGATATCGCACTTTGCATCGCCGATACCGCCGGCCGCTTTCCTTATCTGGAGGGCGTAACGTCCAACTTCGTTTACGTGCGCCTGCACGGCGACACCAAGCTTTACGAAAGTGGATATAGCCGCCGTGCGCTCCGAACCTGGGCGGAGCGCATCGCGCGATGGCAGCGTGTCCTTCGCGGCGGCGATGCCTACGTCTACTTCGACAACGACGCCAAAGTCCGCGCGCCGTTCGACGCGTGCAGCCTGCGTACCATCTGCGATGACGGCATCCTCCGCCCCTCGGACGGAACGTTTCGGGAGTGTCCGGCACCCTAA